A region from the Brassica napus cultivar Da-Ae chromosome C8, Da-Ae, whole genome shotgun sequence genome encodes:
- the LOC106415554 gene encoding serine/threonine-protein kinase STY13 — protein sequence MASGGGEAARSVEIGSDPKLGGVGSRSAGGGQYFRADTLDFSKWDLHMGHTSSSSSTTAKSSTSTKAPMHEWEIDLSKLDMKHVLAHGTYGTVYRGVYAGQQVAVKVLDWGEDGQSTAAETTALRSSFEQEVAVWQKLDHPNVTKFIGASMGTSDLKIPPANDSGGRGGSGAHPARACCVVVEYVAGGTLKKFLIKKYRSKLPIKDVIQLALDLARGLSYLHSKAIVHRDVKTENMLLETNKTLKIADFGVARVEAQNPQDMTGETGTLGYMAPEVLEGKPYNRKCDVYSFGVCLWEIYCCDMPYADCSFAEISHAVVHKNLRPEIPKCCPQSVANIMKRCWDPNPDKRPEMEEVVKLLEAVNTSKGGGMIPPDKFQGFLCFCRPRGP from the exons ATGGCGTCAGGCGGCGGAGAGGCGGCAAGATCGGTGGAAATAGGATCGGATCCCAAACTAGGGGGAGTCGGGAGCAGGAGCGCTGGAGGAGGTCAATACTTCAGGGCGGATACTCTTGATTTCAGTAAATGGGATTTGCACATGGGCcatacctcctcctcctcctctactACCGCCAAGTCCTCCACATCCACAAAAGCTCCGATGCACGAATGGGAGATCGACCTCTCCAAACTCGACATGAAGCACGTTCTCGCCCACGGCACGTATGGCACTGTCTACCGCGGTGTCTACGCTGGCCAACAAGTCGCTG TGAAGGTGTTGGATTGGGGAGAAGATGGTCAATCAACAGCTGCTGAAACTACAGCTCTGCGCTCTTCTTTCGAGCAAGAGGTCGCCGTCTGGCAGAAGCTCGATCACCCCAACGTTACCAAG TTTATAGGAGCATCCATGGGGACCTCTGATCTGAAGATCCCTCCCGCTAATGATTCTGGGGGACGTGGTGGCAGCGGAGCACATCCTGCCAGGGCCTGTTGTGTTGTGGTTGAATATGTTGCTGGAGGCACACTCAAGAAGTTCCTCATCAAGAAATATAGGAGCAAACTCCCCATCAAGGATGTCATTCAGCTCGCTTTGGATCTCGCTAGAGG GCTGAGTTACCTCCACTCCAAGGCGATTGTGCATCGGGACGTGAAGACAGAGAACATGTTGCTAGAAACTAACAAGACGCTCAAGATTGCTGATTTCGGAGTTGCTAGAGTCGAGGCTCAGAACCCTCAAGACATGACGGGTGAAACTGGAACTCTCGGCTACATGGCTCCAGAG GTTCTTGAAGGAAAGCCTTACAACAGGAAATGCGATGTGTATAGCTTTGGTGTATGTCTCTGGGAAATATACTGCTGCGACATGCCCTACGCTGACTGTAGTTTTGCTGAGATCTCTCATGCCGTTGTTCAtaag AATCTGAGACCAGAGATTCCGAAATGCTGCCCACAGTCAGTGGCAAACATAATGAAGAGATGCTGGGACCCGAATCCAGACAAGCGTCCGGAGATGGAGGAGGTTGTGAAGCTACTTGAAGCGGTAAACACAAGCAAAGGCGGTGGAATGATACCACCAGACAAGTTTCAGGGGTTCCTCTGTTTCTGCAGACCTCGTGGCCCCTGA
- the LOC106415841 gene encoding homocysteine S-methyltransferase 2 has protein sequence MNSSTCIQKGRFTYLVVLSNFASGMLTRSSKSEAFNSMKEFLKQTGGYAIIDGGLATEFEKHGADLNDPLWSSKCLLTSPHIIHTVCLDYLEAGADIIASASYQATIQGFETKGFSREKSEYLLRKSVEIACEARSTYYDKCKATSSSSDIVDDKILKTRPILVAASVGSYGAYLADGSEYSGIYGDLITLETLKDFHRRKLQVLGESGADIIAFETIPSKLEAQAFAELLDEGDVKISGWFSFNSNDGVNVVSGDSIKECVAIAEACETVVAVGINCTSPRFIEGLVLEIAKVTSKPILAYPNSGERYDADRKEWVEKAGVGDEDFVSYVEKWMDAGVSLLGGCCRTTPATIRAIHKRLVTRRSLFSSS, from the exons ATGAATAGTAGTACCTGCATACAAAAAGGGAGATTTACATATTTGGTTGTTTTGTCCAACTTTGCGTCCGGGATGTTAACCAGAAGCTCGAAGTCGGAGGCTTTTAACTCGATGAAAGAGTTCCTGAAGCAGACAGGAGGCTATGCGATTATAGACGGCGGGCTAGCAACGGAGTTCGAGAAACATGGAGCGGATCTCAACGATCCTCTCTGGAGCTCCAAATGCTTACTCACTTCTCCTCACATCATCCACACT GTGTGTCTCGATTACCTTGAAGCTGGTGCTGATATTATCGCCAGTGCTTCTTATcag GCCACGATTCAGGGGTTTGAAACAAAAGGCTTTTCAAGAGAGAAGAGCGAATATTTGCTTAGAAAGAGCGTTGAAATAGCATGTGAAGCTCGGAGCACGTACTATGACAAATGCAAAGctacctcctcctccagcgacATTGTGGATGATAAGATTCTTAAAACGCGGCCTATACTAGTTGCAGCATCAGTTGGTAGCTATGGTGCTTACTTGGCTGATGGCTCAGAATACAG TGGAATCTATGGTGATTTGATCACGCTGGAAACACTCAAAGATTTCCACCGGAGAAAATTGCAAGTTCTGGGAGAGTCTGGTGCTGATATAATAGCATTTGAGACCATTCCAAGCAAGCTAGAGGCTCAG GCATTTGCTGAGCTGTTAGATGAAGGGGACGTGAAGATTTCGGGGTGGTTTTCGTTTAACTCCAATGATGGGGTGAACGTGGTTAGCGGAGATTCCATCAAGGAGTGTGTCGCCATAGCTGAAGCCTGTGAGACAGTAGTGGCGGTTGGGATCAACTGTACCTCTCCAAGATTCATAGAGGGCCTAGTCTTGGAGATAGCAAAG GTGACGAGCAAGCCTATACTAGCGTATCCAAACAGCGGAGAACGCTATGATGCTGACCGGAAGGAGTGGGTT GAAAAAGCAGGAGTTGGGGATGAAGACTTTGTGTCGTACGTAGAGAAATGGATGGATGCAGGAGTGTCATTGCTGGGAGGCTGCTGCCGCACAACACCAGCCACCATCAGAGCCATTCACAAGCGACTTGTCACCCGCagatctctcttctcttcttcttag